The Penaeus monodon isolate SGIC_2016 chromosome 33, NSTDA_Pmon_1, whole genome shotgun sequence genome includes a window with the following:
- the LOC119594391 gene encoding adenylosuccinate synthetase isozyme 1 B-like → MADVNGVQTESPRKRLKNTPTNKVTVVLGAQWGDEGKGKVVDMLAGSSDVVCRCQGGNNAGHTVVVGEAEYDFHILPSGIINNKAMSVIGNGVVVHLGQFFEEIEKNEAKGLKDWKDRLLVSDRSHIVFDFHQSVDGLQEQERSKDNSGTKTLGTTKKGIGPCYSSKAGRHGLRMADLLGNFSVFEQRLRNLVDSHKRMFPELQVDVEEEVAKYKKYAERMRPLVTNSIAYIHKCLHSNKKVLVEGANAAMLDIDFGTYPYVTSSNCTIGGVCTGLGISPLYIGEVYGVVKAYTTRVGVGPFPTELKDGIGELLQKRGAEFGVTTGRPRRCGWLDVVLLRHTNMVNGYSAIALTKLDILDHLKELKIGNAYIRRNGEKIEHFPADMGELEDITVEYITLPGWEEDTSQCRTFEELPQNARNYVEKIEELINVPVKWIGVGKSRSSMITVF, encoded by the exons ATGGCGGACGTGAATGGTGTGCAGACCGAGTCGCCGAGGAAGAGGCTCAAAAACACTCCCACCAACAAAGTGACGGTGGTTCTTGGTGCACAATGGGGCGACGAAGGCAAAGGGAAAGTCGTAGACATGCTGGCAGGCTCGTCTGACGTTGTGTGCAGATGTCAG GGAGGCAACAATGCTGGTCATACTGTTGTGGTTGGAGAAGCAGAATATGACTTCCATATCCTCCCATCAGGGATTATCAACAATAAAGCAATGTCTGTGATTG gAAATGGTGTAGTGGTCCACCTCGGCCAGTTTTTTGAAGAGATTGAAAAGAACGAGGCAAAGGGTCTGAAAGACTGGAAAGATCGCCTCCTTGTTTCCGATAGATCTCATATTGTTTTTGATTTCCACCAG aGTGTAGATGGTCTTCAAGAACAAGAGAGATCCAAGGATAACTCTGGCACGAAAACCCTGGGTACAACGAAGAAGGGTATTGGTCCCTGCTATTCAAGCAAGGCTGGGAGACATGGCTTGCGGATGGCTGACCTGCTCGGAAACTTTAGTGTCTTTGAGCAGAGACTGAGAAACTTAGTTGACTCGCACAAAAGAATGTTTCCTG AGTTGCAAGTGGATGTAGAAGAGGAAGTTGCCAAGTACAAAAAGTATGCAGAACGGATGCGTCCCCTCGTCACCAACAGCATTGCTTACATCCACAAGTGTCTCCATAGCAACAAAAAGGTCTTAGTTGAGGGTGCTAATGCTGCTATGCTTGACATAGACTTTG GTACTTATCCCTACGTAACATCGAGTAACTGCACTATTGGAGGGGTGTGCACAGGCCTTGGAATCTCTCCTTTGTACATTGGTGAGGTCTATGGTGTAGTCAAGGCCTATACTACTAGAGTTGGTGTAGGGCCTTTTCCCACAGAACTCAAGGAT GGTATTGGGGAACTCCTCCAGAAGAGAGGAGCAGAGTTTGGTGTAACCACAGGAAGGCCAAGACGGTGTGGCTGGCTGGATGTTGTCTTGCTCAGACACACCAACATGGTCAATGGCTACTCAGCTATTGCCCTCACAAAGCTAGATATTTTAGACCATCTGAAAG AATTGAAGATTGGTAATGCCTACAttagaagaaatggagagaaaatcgAGCACTTCCCAGCTGACATGGGAGAGCTAGAAGATATCACG GTTGAGTATATCACATTGCCAGGATGGGAAGAAGACACATCCCAGTGCCGCACATTTGAAGAGCTGCCCCAGAATGCCAGAAACTATGTAGAAAAAATTGAGGAACTTATTAATGTGCCTG TTAAATGGATAGGCGTTGGCAAATCCCGGTCCTCAATGATCACGGTTTTCTAG